The Catenulispora sp. GP43 DNA window GTTGCGTGACGCGGTGAACCAGATGGGCGTCAAGCGGTCGGCCGAGACTCTGTTGCGGCTGAACCAGAAGAAGGGCTTCGACTGCCCCGGCTGCGCGTGGCCCGAGGAGGACAAGCGGCACATCGCCGAGTTCTGCGAGAACGGGGCGAAGGCCGTCGCCGAGGAGGCGACGCTGCGGCGGATCACGCCGGAGTTCTTCGCCGAGCACTCCGTGGCCGAGCTCGCCGGGCGCAGCGGGTACTGGCTCGGGCAGCAGGGCCGGCTGACCACGCCGATGCTGCTGGACGCCGACGCCACGCACTACCGGCCGGTGACGTGGGACGAGGCGTTCGGCGTGATCGCCGAGGAGCTGCGCGCTCTGGACTCCGCCGACGAGGCCGTCTTCTACACCTCCGGCCGTACCTCCAACGAGGCGGCGTTCCTCTACCAGGCGTTCGTGCGCTCCTTCGGTACCAACAACCTGCCGGACTGCTCGAACATGTGCCACGAGTCCTCGGGATCGGCGCTGACCGAGACCCTGGGCGTCGGCAAGGGCTCGGTGTCGCTGGCCGACCTGGGCAAGGCCGACCTGATCCTGGTGGTCGGGCAGAACCCGGGCACCAACCACCCGCGCATGCTCTCGGCGCTGGAGAAGGCCAAGCGCGGCGGCACGCGCATCACCGCCGTGAACCCGCTGCCGGAAGCCGGGCTGCTGCGGTTCAAGAACCCGCAGAACCCCTCCGGCGTGGTCGGCCGGGGCACGCCGCTGGCCGACCGGTTCCTGCAGATCAAGGTCGGCGGGGACCTGGCGCTGTTCCGGGCGTTCGGCAAGCTGCTGCTGGAGGCCGAGGACGCCGCGCCCGGGACCGTGCTGGACCAGGAGTTCATCGCCGCGTACACGCACGGGTTCGAGGACTACGCCAAGACCGCGCGCGCCACGGACTGGCCGGAGATCCTGGCGGCGACTGGGCTTTCGCGCACGGAGATCGAGGCGGCGTTCGCCGAGGTGCGGGCTTCGAAGCGGCTGATCGTGTGCTGGGCGATGGGCCTGACGCAGCACAAGCACGCGGTGCCGACGATCCGCGAGGTGGTGAACGTGCTGCTGCTCGGCGGGCACGTGGGGCGGCCCGGCGCCGGGGTGTGCCCGGTGCGCGGGCACTCGAACGTGCAGGGCGACCGCACGATGGGGATCTACGAGAAGCCCAAGGACGCGTTCCTGGACGCGATGGAGGCCGAGTTCGGCGTGCCGATGCCGCGCGAACACGGCTTGGACACGGTCGACGCGATCCGGGCGATGCGCGACGGCCGGGCGAAGGTGTTCTTCGCGATGGGCGGCAACTTCGTCGCGGCCACCCCGGACACCGACGTCACGGAGGCGGCGCTGCGCAGCACGGCGCTGACGGTGCAGGTGTCCACGAAACTGAACCGCTCGCACGTGGTCGGCGGCCGGCGCGCGCTGATCCTGCCGACGCTGGGCCGCACGGAGGTGGACCGGGCCGGCGCCGGCGGCCAGGAGCAGTTCGTCACCGTCGAGGACTCGATGGGCCTGGTGCACGCCTCGCGCGGACGCCTGGACCCGGCCGGGGAGGCGCTGCTGTCGGAGGTGGCGATAGTGGCCCGCCTGGCCCGCACGGTGCTCGGCGCGCAGCATCCGGTGCCGTGGGAGGACCTGGCGGCGGACTACGACCGCATCCGCGACCGCATCGAGCGCGTCATCCCCGGCTTCGAGCAGTTCAACAGCCGCATCCGCCGCGGCTCGGGCTTCGCGCTGCCGCACGCCCCGCGCGACTCGCGCACGTTCCCCACGGCCACCGGCAAGGCGAACTTCACGGCCAACGCCTTCGAGGCGCCGACGATCCCGGAGGGGCGGCTGCTCCTGCAGACGGTGCGCTCGCACGACCAGTACAACACCACGATCTACGGCCTCGACGACCGCTACCGCGGGATACACGCCGGGCGCCGCGTGGTGTTCGTGAACCCGGACGACCTGTCGGCCCTGGGCTTCGCCGACGCCGCCATGGTGGACCTGGTGTCGGAGTGGACCGACGGCTCCGAGCGGCGCGCGCCGGGGTTCCGCGTGGTGGCCTATGACACGGCGCGGGGGTGCGCGGCGGCGTACTTCCCGGAGACGAATGTGTTGGTGCCGTTGGATTCGACGGCTGAGGTGAGCAATACGCCGACGTCGAAGGCGATCGTGGTGCGGTTGGAGGCGGCGCGGCCGTAGCCGGTATGACTGAAGCCCCGTCTCCCTGTCGGGGAGGCGGGGCGAAGACGCCCTTCCGGGCGCCGGGTACCTCTACCGCGCACCGCGCGACCGCTCTACCGCTCTACCGCCTCAGGGCGGTCGCGGGCCCGGCGTCACCGCCCGCGGTGACCGCCCGACAGCCGAGTGGGGCCCGGCCGAGCGGTGTCGCGGGGGTTCGCACGGGTCCGCGAAGCGGCGGTCCTCAGATCTGGCCGCGCAGCTTGGCCAGCGCCTCGGCCAGGATCTGGTCGCCGTCCTCGGCGGAGCGGCGCTCGCGGACGTAGGCCAGGTGGGTCTTGTAGGGCTCGGTGCGTGAGCGCGCCGGGGGGTTGTCCTTGTCCGGGCCGGCGGGGAAGCCGCAGCGGGGGCAGTCCCAGGTGTCGGGGATCTGCGCGTCGCTGGCGAAGGAGGGCTTGGTCTCGTGCTTGTTCACGCACCAGAAAGAGACGAACACCCGAGGCGCGGCATCGCCGCGCTCGGCCTCCCCCATCGGTCCCGCACCGACGCGGCTGCCTCGGATCGCGTTTCCACTTGCCACTGTCTGGTCTCCCTTGGGTTCCGATCTACACGCCCCGCTGCCCCCGCAGGTGCCCGAGCGCCTGTGGAGATGCGGTGCAGACAGTGTAGGCATGTGCTGATGCACGATTCAGCAGGACCAGCCGGAA harbors:
- a CDS encoding FdhF/YdeP family oxidoreductase — protein: MARKAPTTDPGDENLRVGHAKDWAAGVPAVTVALRDAVNQMGVKRSAETLLRLNQKKGFDCPGCAWPEEDKRHIAEFCENGAKAVAEEATLRRITPEFFAEHSVAELAGRSGYWLGQQGRLTTPMLLDADATHYRPVTWDEAFGVIAEELRALDSADEAVFYTSGRTSNEAAFLYQAFVRSFGTNNLPDCSNMCHESSGSALTETLGVGKGSVSLADLGKADLILVVGQNPGTNHPRMLSALEKAKRGGTRITAVNPLPEAGLLRFKNPQNPSGVVGRGTPLADRFLQIKVGGDLALFRAFGKLLLEAEDAAPGTVLDQEFIAAYTHGFEDYAKTARATDWPEILAATGLSRTEIEAAFAEVRASKRLIVCWAMGLTQHKHAVPTIREVVNVLLLGGHVGRPGAGVCPVRGHSNVQGDRTMGIYEKPKDAFLDAMEAEFGVPMPREHGLDTVDAIRAMRDGRAKVFFAMGGNFVAATPDTDVTEAALRSTALTVQVSTKLNRSHVVGGRRALILPTLGRTEVDRAGAGGQEQFVTVEDSMGLVHASRGRLDPAGEALLSEVAIVARLARTVLGAQHPVPWEDLAADYDRIRDRIERVIPGFEQFNSRIRRGSGFALPHAPRDSRTFPTATGKANFTANAFEAPTIPEGRLLLQTVRSHDQYNTTIYGLDDRYRGIHAGRRVVFVNPDDLSALGFADAAMVDLVSEWTDGSERRAPGFRVVAYDTARGCAAAYFPETNVLVPLDSTAEVSNTPTSKAIVVRLEAARP
- a CDS encoding RNA polymerase-binding protein RbpA; its protein translation is MASGNAIRGSRVGAGPMGEAERGDAAPRVFVSFWCVNKHETKPSFASDAQIPDTWDCPRCGFPAGPDKDNPPARSRTEPYKTHLAYVRERRSAEDGDQILAEALAKLRGQI